One region of Polynucleobacter sp. Adler-ghost genomic DNA includes:
- a CDS encoding lipid A biosynthesis acyltransferase, whose translation MTCLQNVFNFLALSLLRLFAFLPYGLTIQTGYALGWLAAHIPNERAKVVTTNLSLCFPNLSKDEIDALALEHWKLFGRSVIERSRIWLGSGKQITDIVTINSAITLGDRKPRLLINPHFVGLEGGFMALSVLASEHDWPRGTGLYQNMKNPFFNQKMIEWRNRFGGKSIERQSRLRDLIREIQTGNFIFIAPDIDLGPRDSVFVPFFGIQTNTITSVSRLARLSGAEVCLMTTTLGPDRKAYICNISAPLPNFPTDNVEADTVRLNKYIEDLVRERPAEYYWVHKRFKHRPSGEPSLYN comes from the coding sequence GGTCTCACTATTCAGACTGGCTATGCTCTCGGCTGGCTAGCAGCACACATACCTAATGAGCGTGCCAAGGTTGTCACAACTAACTTAAGTCTGTGCTTTCCCAATCTGAGCAAAGATGAAATAGATGCACTTGCGCTAGAGCACTGGAAGTTATTTGGGCGTAGCGTAATCGAGAGAAGTCGTATTTGGCTTGGTAGTGGCAAACAAATTACTGATATCGTCACGATCAACTCTGCTATTACTTTAGGTGATCGCAAGCCACGACTCCTTATTAATCCCCACTTTGTTGGACTTGAAGGTGGCTTTATGGCTCTCTCCGTTTTAGCAAGTGAGCATGACTGGCCACGTGGTACTGGTCTCTATCAAAACATGAAGAACCCCTTCTTCAATCAAAAAATGATTGAATGGAGAAATCGTTTCGGGGGCAAATCGATTGAGAGACAAAGCCGCCTTCGTGATTTAATTCGAGAGATTCAAACGGGGAACTTTATTTTTATTGCGCCCGATATTGATCTTGGTCCACGCGACTCTGTTTTTGTACCCTTTTTTGGCATTCAAACCAATACGATTACTTCAGTCTCGCGCTTAGCTAGACTCAGTGGCGCAGAAGTCTGCCTCATGACCACCACTTTGGGTCCTGATCGTAAAGCCTATATCTGCAATATCAGCGCACCACTTCCCAACTTCCCAACAGATAATGTGGAAGCTGATACTGTACGCCTGAATAAATACATTGAAGACCTTGTTCGAGAAAGGCCGGCAGAGTACTATTGGGTACATAAACGCTTTAAGCATCGGCCGTCCGGCGAGCCAAGCCTTTATAACTAA
- the dapF gene encoding diaminopimelate epimerase, with protein MHGAGNDFIVLNGIDQDLGNITREQWQKLAHRQLGIGADQILLVEKATRPDADFRYRIFNSDGGEVEQCGNGSRCFVRFVLDQGLSTKNPLRVEVAHTVLTLQSHEDGQVEVDMGAPIFEHSKIPFDAGVLASKQEFHEILYALPIKTPAAHDSWIGVVSMGNPHAVQVVGDVDSAPVLEEGPSIEKDAAFPKRVNAGYMQILNRNQIKLRVYERGAGETLSCGTGACAAVVSGIRRGLLDSPVKVHTRGGDLQIAWSGVINEVVQPVIMTGPAITVFEGGVKI; from the coding sequence ATGCATGGTGCTGGCAATGATTTCATTGTGCTCAATGGGATTGATCAAGACCTTGGCAATATCACGCGCGAGCAATGGCAAAAATTAGCTCATCGTCAGCTTGGCATTGGTGCTGATCAAATATTGCTCGTTGAAAAAGCCACGCGCCCTGATGCTGACTTTCGTTATCGCATTTTTAATTCTGATGGTGGTGAAGTTGAGCAATGCGGTAATGGCTCACGTTGCTTTGTACGCTTTGTGCTCGACCAAGGCCTATCCACGAAGAATCCCTTACGCGTTGAAGTAGCACATACCGTACTAACACTTCAATCTCATGAGGATGGTCAGGTGGAAGTGGATATGGGTGCGCCAATTTTTGAACATAGCAAGATTCCATTCGATGCGGGTGTCTTAGCCAGCAAACAAGAGTTTCATGAAATACTCTACGCGCTACCTATTAAAACCCCTGCCGCACACGACAGTTGGATCGGCGTCGTGTCGATGGGCAATCCTCACGCAGTTCAAGTAGTGGGCGATGTCGATAGCGCACCCGTACTCGAAGAGGGTCCATCAATTGAGAAGGATGCTGCATTTCCCAAACGAGTGAATGCAGGTTATATGCAAATTCTCAATCGCAATCAAATCAAATTGCGCGTCTATGAACGTGGTGCTGGTGAGACCCTCTCTTGTGGCACAGGTGCCTGCGCGGCAGTGGTCTCAGGCATTCGTCGTGGCTTGTTAGACTCCCCGGTCAAGGTGCACACCCGTGGTGGCGACTTACAAATTGCTTGGAGTGGTGTCATCAATGAAGTGGTCCAACCCGTCATCATGACAGGACCAGCAATCACTGTGTTCGAAGGCGGAGTAAAAATCTAA
- the pyrE gene encoding orotate phosphoribosyltransferase: protein MSSKNSNQDNFIQFALEANVLSFGEFKTKAGRLSPYFFNAGGFNDGARLSALGRYYAKALQASSIQFDMLYGPAYKGITLAAATAIALADMGRNVPYAYNRKEAKDHGEGGSLVGAPVKGKVVIIDDVISAGTSVRESVKLIRDAGAEPAAVLIALDRMEKSGTATEIGDKSAVQAVEQEFGLPVVAIANLRDLMAFLTVSSNAELTSYLPAVKAYREKYGI from the coding sequence ATGAGCTCAAAAAATTCTAATCAAGATAACTTTATTCAATTTGCCCTTGAGGCAAATGTTTTGTCGTTTGGGGAGTTTAAAACTAAAGCTGGACGCCTTTCACCTTATTTCTTTAATGCCGGTGGGTTCAACGATGGTGCCCGCTTAAGTGCACTAGGCCGCTATTACGCCAAAGCCTTGCAAGCGTCTAGTATCCAGTTCGATATGCTCTATGGACCTGCCTATAAAGGAATTACGTTGGCCGCAGCTACTGCGATCGCTTTAGCTGATATGGGTCGCAATGTACCTTATGCCTACAATCGCAAAGAAGCGAAAGATCATGGCGAGGGCGGTTCATTGGTAGGCGCTCCCGTAAAAGGTAAGGTAGTAATTATTGATGATGTGATTTCTGCTGGTACGTCTGTTCGAGAGTCTGTGAAACTCATCCGTGATGCGGGCGCAGAGCCAGCAGCAGTATTAATTGCCTTGGACCGCATGGAAAAGTCGGGTACTGCTACTGAAATTGGTGATAAGTCAGCAGTCCAAGCAGTGGAGCAAGAATTTGGCTTGCCAGTGGTGGCAATCGCGAACTTAAGAGACTTGATGGCCTTCTTAACCGTCTCAAGCAACGCGGAGCTCACTAGTTATCTGCCAGCAGTAAAAGCCTACCGCGAAAAATACGGTATTTAA